From the Brassica napus cultivar Da-Ae chromosome A8, Da-Ae, whole genome shotgun sequence genome, one window contains:
- the LOC106361684 gene encoding receptor-like protein kinase HSL1, which produces MHLLFLFLLFTSVFSLNQEGLILQQVKLSLNDPDSSLSTWNSQDASPCRWHGVSCDNKNSSSSSSVTSVDLSNANLAGPFPSVICRLPNLSHLSFSNNSITSDLPLDVGACKSLKTLDLSQCLFTGKIPHTLADLPSLTSLDLSGNNFSGDIPASFGKFENLEALSLISNLLDGTIPPFLGNVTSLKMLNLSYNPFAPGRIPPELGNLTNLQVLWLTECNLIGEIPDSLGRLSKLVNLDLALNNLVGPIPRSLGGLASVIQIELYNNSLTGAIPVELGNLKSLRLLDASMNRLTGSIPDELCRLPLESLILYENDLEGELPKSIALSPNLYDLRIFGNRLSGVLPSDLGANSPLNRIDVSENEFSGGLPAGLCAKGELEELLVINNSLSGVLPEGLGDCKSLTRVRLAYNRFTGRVPAGFWGLPHVSLLELINNSFSGEISKTIGGASNLSMLVLTNNEFTGSLPEEIGSLAKLNELSASGNKLSGSLPDSLMSLIELGTLDLHGNRFTGELSPKIKSWKKLNELNLADNEFSGKIPDEIGSLSVLNYLDLSGNLFSGEIPVSLQSLKLNQLNLSNNRLTGDVPPSLAKEMYKNSFLGNPGLCGDIEGLCGSEDEAKSKGFAWLLRSIFVLAVIVFVAGLAWFYLKYMTFKKARAVERSKWTLMSFHKLGFSEHEILESLDEENVVGAGASGKVYKVVLTNGETVAVKRIWTGSVKETEDNTDPEKGERPGSVQDEAFEAEVETLGKIRHKNIVKLWCCCTTRDCKLLVYEYMPNGSLGDLLHSSKGGTLGWETRFKIILDAAEGLSYLHHDCVPAIVHRDVKSNNILIDGDYGAKVADFGVAKVVDLTGKAPKSMSVIAGSCGYIAPEYAYTLRVNEKSDIYSFGVVILEIVTRKRPVDPELREKDLVRWVCSTLDQNGVEHVIDPKLDSCYKEEISKILNVGLLCTSPLPINRPSMRRVVKMLQEIGGGDDESLNKTRSGKLTPYYYEETSDQGSVA; this is translated from the exons ATGcatcttctcttcctcttcctcctttTCACCTCCGTCTTCTCTCTAAACCAAGAAGGCCTCATCCTCCAGCAAGTCAAGCTCTCTCTCAACGACCCAGACTCCTCCCTCTCCACCTGGAACTCCCAAGACGCTTCGCCTTGTCGGTGGCACGGCGTCTCTTGCGACAATAAaaactcctcctcctcctcctccgtcacTTCCGTCGACCTCTCAAACGCCAACCTCGCCGGCCCTTTCCCTTCCGTCATCTGCCGTCTCCCCAACCTCTCTCATCTCTCCTTCTCCAACAACTCAATCACCTCCGACCTCCCGCTCGACGTCGGAGCTTGCAAGAGCCTCAAAACTCTCGACCTCTCCCAGTGTCTCTTCACCGGAAAGATCCCCCACACCCTCGCCGACCTCCCCTCCTTAACCTCCCTCGATTTATCCGGAAACAACTTCTCCGGCGACATTCCGGCGAGCTTCGGCAAATTCGAAAACCTCGAGGCTCTCTCTCTCATCAGCAACCTCTTAGACGGAACGATCCCGCCGTTTCTCGGTAACGTCACCTCCCTGAAGATGCTGAACCTATCCTACAACCCGTTCGCCCCGGGTCGGATCCCTCCGGAGCTCGGGAACTTAACGAACCTCCAAGTCTTGTGGCTCACGGAATGTAATTTAATCGGGGAGATCCCTGACTCGCTGGGTCGACTCAGTAAACTCGTTAATCTAGACCTCGCGCTCAACAACCTCGTGGGCCCCATCCCTCGCTCCCTCGGCGGGTTAGCCAGCGTAATCCAGATTGAGCTTTACAACAACTCGTTAACCGGAGCTATCCCGGTTGAGCTCGggaatttaaaatcattaagacTTCTCGACGCGTCGATGAACCGGTTAACCGGGTCTATACCGGACGAGCTCTGCCGTTTACCGTTAGAGAGTTTGATTCTCTACGAGAACGATCTCGAAGGCGAGCTTCCGAAGAGCATAGCTTTATCTCCCAACTTGTACGACCTCAGGATATTCGGAAACCGCCTCTCCGGGGTATTACCGAGTGACCTCGGCGCTAACTCGCCGCTGAATCGGATAGACGTGTCGGAAAACGAGTTCTCCGGGGGGTTGCCGGCGGGTCTGTGCGCGAAAGGGGAGCTAGAGGAGCTGCTGGTGATAAACAACTCCCTCTCCGGCGTTTTACCGGAGGGGCTGGGGGATTGTAAGAGCTTGACGCGTGTCCGGTTAGCGTATAACCGGTTTACCGGTCGAGTTCCGGCCGGTTTCTGGGGGTTGCCGCATGTTTCGTTGCTTGAGCTTATAAACAACTCGTTCTCCGGCGAGATTTCGAAGACTATCGGAGGCGCGTCGAATCTCTCGATGTTGGTTCTGACGAACAACGAGTTCACCGGATCTTTGCCGGAGGAGATTGGGTCTTTGGCCAAGCTTAATGAGTTGTCGGCGAGCGGGAACAAGCTTAGTGGCTCGTTGCCTGATAGCTTGATGAGTCTTATAGAGTTGGGGACTCTTGATCTTCACGGGAACCGGTTTACTGGGGAGTTATCTCCTAAGATCAAGTCATGGAAGAAGCTAAACGAGTTGAACTTAGCCGACAACGAATTTTCCGGCAAGATCCCAGACGAGATCGGGAGTTTGTCTGTTTTGAATTATCTTGATCTCTCTGGTAACTTATTCTCTGGCGAGATCCCTGTTTCGTTGCAGAGTTTGAAGCTAAACCAGCTGAATCTGTCGAATAACCGGTTAACCGGCGACGTACCGCCTTCTTTAGCGAAAGAGATGTATAAGAACAGCTTCCTCGGGAACCCGGGACTGTGTGGTGATATCGAGGGACTGTGTGGATCTGAGGATGAAGCTAAGAGCAAAGGCTTTGCATGGCTTCTCAGATCTATTTTCGTACTTGCGGTGATAGTGTTTGTTGCTGGACTTGCTTGGTTCTACTTAAAGTACATGACATTCAAGAAAGCGAGAGCCGTGGAGAGGTCTAAGTGGACGTTAATGTCCTTCCACAAACTCGGGTTCAGCGAGCACGAGATTCTCGAAAGCTTAGATGAAGAGAACGTGGTTGGAGCTGGAGCTTCCGGTAAAGTCTACAAGGTTGTACTCACCAACGGAGAAACCGTTGCTGTTAAACGTATATGGACAGGCTCCGTCAAAGAAACAGAAGACAACACCGATCCGGAGAAAGGCGAGAGACCTGGATCAGTTCAAGACGAGGCCTTTGAGGCTGAGGTCGAGACGTTGGGTAAGATTAGGCACAAGAACATTGTGAAGCTATGGTGTTGCTGCACGACGAGAGATTGCAAGCTCTTGGTTTATGAGTACATGCCTAACGGTAGCTTGGGAGATTTGCTGCATAGCAGCAAAGGAGGAACGTTGGGGTGGGAAACGAGGTTTAAGATTATATTAGATGCAGCCGAGGGGCTTTCTTATCTTCACCATGATTGTGTACCAGCGATTGTGCATAGAGATGTTAAGTCCAACAATATTTTGATCGATGGAGATTATGGTGCGAAGGTTGCTGATTTTGGAGTGGCTAAAGTCGTTGACTTGACCGGGAAGGCTCCTAAATCGATGTCAGTGATCGCTGGCTCGTGCGGTTATATTGCACCAG AATACGCATATACGCTTCGTGTGAACGAGAAGAGTGACATCTACAGCTTCGGGGTAGTGATCCTTGAGATAGTTACTAGGAAACGTCCGGTTGATCCGGAGTTGAGAGAGAAGGATTTGGTGAGATGGGTTTGTTCCACATTGGACCAGAACGGAGTAGAGCATGTGATAGACCCAAAACTTGACTCATGTTACAAAGAAGAGATAAGCAAGATCCTTAACGTTGGGCTTCTCTGCACGAGTCCTTTGCCTATAAACCGACCTTCGATGAGACGTGTGGTTAAGATGTTGCAAGAAATCGGCGGTGGAGATGACGAGAGCCTGAACAAGACAAGATCCGGCAAGTTAACTCCTTACTACTATGAAGAAACTTCAGACCAGGGAAGTGTAGCTTGA